Proteins encoded within one genomic window of Micromonospora halotolerans:
- the proC gene encoding pyrroline-5-carboxylate reductase, which translates to MAPEVHTVAVIGAGKIGELMLSGLLRSGWPVERLLATARRPARAEELTARYGVRVVDNLTAVDEAEVLAVSVKPQDAAALLDEIGPKVPADKLVISLCAGLPTAFFNRRLPEGTPVVRVMTNTPALVDEAMSAISPGAHASGAHLALAEEMFKPLGATLRVPESQQDAVTALSGSGPAYFYLLVEAMIDAGILLGLPRQVAHELIVQTAIGSAVMLRDSGEHPVKLREAVTSPAGTTISAIRELENHGVRAAMLAALEAARDRARELAAQAD; encoded by the coding sequence ATGGCACCCGAGGTGCACACGGTCGCGGTGATCGGCGCGGGCAAGATCGGCGAGCTGATGCTCTCCGGGCTGCTCCGCTCCGGCTGGCCGGTCGAGCGGCTGCTCGCCACCGCCCGGCGACCGGCTCGCGCGGAGGAACTGACCGCCCGGTACGGCGTCCGCGTGGTGGACAACCTGACCGCGGTGGACGAGGCCGAGGTGCTCGCCGTCTCGGTCAAGCCGCAGGACGCGGCCGCCCTGCTGGACGAGATCGGCCCGAAGGTGCCGGCCGACAAGCTGGTCATCTCGCTCTGCGCCGGCCTGCCCACCGCCTTCTTCAACCGCCGGCTGCCCGAGGGCACCCCGGTGGTCCGGGTCATGACCAACACCCCGGCCCTGGTCGACGAGGCGATGAGCGCCATCTCGCCCGGCGCGCACGCCAGCGGCGCGCACCTGGCCCTGGCCGAGGAGATGTTCAAGCCGCTTGGCGCCACCCTCCGGGTGCCCGAGTCCCAGCAGGACGCGGTGACCGCGCTCTCCGGCTCCGGTCCGGCCTACTTCTACCTGCTGGTCGAGGCCATGATCGACGCGGGCATCCTGCTCGGCCTGCCCCGGCAGGTGGCGCACGAGCTGATCGTGCAGACCGCCATCGGCTCGGCCGTGATGCTGCGCGACTCCGGTGAGCACCCGGTGAAGCTCCGCGAGGCGGTCACGTCGCCGGCCGGCACCACCATCTCCGCCATCCGGGAGCTGGAGAACCACGGCGTCCGCGCGGCCATGCTGGCGGCCCTCGAAGCGGCCCGCGACCGGGCCCGCGAACTGGCCGCCCAGGCCGACTGA
- a CDS encoding DUF2203 domain-containing protein: protein MFTLAQARHLVATLRPRVDELIRHRADLAELRMDLADHRVSSLGGLAEVKALEARLHAVVEEFHQHGIQVKGIAPVLLDFPGERDGRAVLWCWLEGDTDIRWYHRVECGFAGRRPV from the coding sequence GTGTTCACTCTCGCCCAGGCGCGACACCTGGTGGCCACCCTGCGGCCGCGCGTCGACGAGCTGATCCGGCACCGCGCCGACCTGGCCGAACTGCGCATGGACCTGGCCGACCACCGGGTCAGCTCCCTCGGTGGGCTGGCCGAGGTGAAGGCCCTGGAGGCCCGGCTGCACGCCGTCGTGGAGGAGTTCCACCAGCACGGCATCCAGGTCAAGGGGATCGCCCCGGTGCTGCTCGACTTCCCCGGCGAGCGGGACGGCCGGGCGGTGCTCTGGTGCTGGCTGGAGGGCGACACCGACATCCGCTGGTACCACCGGGTGGAGTGCGGCTTCGCCGGCCGCCGCCCGGTCTGA
- a CDS encoding threonine ammonia-lyase, with amino-acid sequence MRLITGDDMTAAERRLDGRVVRTPLLDAPVLGADLGLRLAVKAENLQHTGSFKVRGATNALLAHAEREGTPAGLVAFSAGNHAIAVAHVARAAGLPAVVCMPPHAVPGKLATVRRLGAEAVLTDDLLATAEAINAERGFHLLAPFDDPDVIAGQATVGREILADGPPPDLVLVPVGGGGLISGIAAAIRAGSPGTRIVGVEPDGANAMSYALRTGTPTPPFRPASVADGLAAPFAGRHTLAHVRALVDAVVEVPEAAVLPAWAELVQATKLLVEPAAAVTLAALRAGLVEVTPGERTVLVLSGGNVAPAVLATLG; translated from the coding sequence GTGCGGTTGATCACCGGGGACGACATGACGGCGGCCGAACGGCGCCTCGACGGGCGGGTGGTCCGCACCCCGCTGCTGGACGCGCCGGTCCTCGGCGCCGACCTGGGCCTCCGGCTGGCCGTGAAGGCCGAGAACCTGCAGCACACCGGGAGCTTCAAGGTGCGCGGCGCCACCAACGCGCTGCTCGCCCACGCCGAGCGCGAAGGCACACCGGCCGGGCTGGTGGCGTTCTCCGCCGGCAACCACGCGATCGCGGTGGCCCACGTGGCCCGCGCCGCCGGGCTGCCCGCGGTGGTCTGCATGCCGCCACACGCGGTGCCCGGCAAGCTGGCCACGGTCCGCCGGCTCGGCGCCGAGGCGGTGCTCACCGACGACCTGCTGGCCACCGCCGAGGCGATCAACGCCGAGCGCGGCTTCCACCTCCTCGCGCCCTTCGACGACCCGGACGTGATCGCCGGTCAGGCCACCGTCGGGCGGGAGATCCTGGCCGACGGCCCGCCGCCGGACCTGGTGCTCGTGCCGGTGGGCGGCGGCGGGCTGATCAGCGGGATCGCCGCGGCGATCCGGGCCGGGTCACCGGGCACGCGGATCGTCGGGGTGGAGCCGGACGGGGCCAACGCCATGTCGTACGCCCTGCGGACCGGGACGCCCACCCCGCCGTTCCGCCCCGCCTCGGTCGCCGACGGCCTGGCCGCCCCGTTCGCCGGGCGGCACACCCTGGCCCACGTCCGGGCGCTGGTCGACGCCGTGGTGGAGGTGCCCGAGGCGGCCGTCCTGCCCGCCTGGGCCGAGCTGGTGCAGGCCACGAAGCTGCTGGTGGAGCCGGCCGCCGCGGTCACCCTGGCGGCGTTGCGGGCCGGGCTGGTCGAGGTGACGCCCGGCGAGCGGACCGTCCTGGTGCTCAGCGGCGGCAACGTCGCGCCGGCCGTGCTGGCCACCCTGGGCTGA